Below is a window of Mycobacterium dioxanotrophicus DNA.
CCGGCTTCCCGGAGAGCGTGCCAGGGACCACGGTGGACCGGCAGTGCGGCAGCTCGCAGCAGGCCATCAGTTTCGCCGCCCAGGGCGTGGTGGCCGGTGCCTACGACATCGTCATCGCAGCCGGCGTGGAATCCATGGGACGCGTACCCATGGGCACCAACATCCTGTCCGGCAGCGATCCATTTGGCGACGCGTTCGCCCAGCGCTACTCCGAAGGTCTTGTCCCGCAAGGAATCAGCGCCGAGCTCATCGCTGCCAGGTGGGGCTTGTCCCGCACCCAGCTCGACGACTTCTCGGCAGGCAGCCATGAGAAAGCCGCGGCCGCCACCAAGGCCGGGCTCTTCGACAACGAGCTCGTCCCGATCGCCGGACTGGCCACCGACGAGATCATCCGGCCCGGCACCACCGTCGAGACGCTGGCAGGGCTGAAGCCCGCGTTCTACAACGAGGCTTATGCGACGCGTTTCCCGCAGATCAATTGGGAGATCACCGCGGGTAACTCGTCGCCACTGTCTGACGGCAGCGCCGCGGTGATGATCACCAGCAGCGACACCGCCAAGCGGCTCGGCCTGCGACCGCGGGCCCGCATCCACACCGCCACAGTGGTCGGCTCCGATCCGCTCTACATGCTGACCGGTGTCATCCCAGCGACCGAAAAAGTGCTTGCCCGTGCGGGTTTGACGATTTCCGACATCGACCTGTTCGAAGTGAACGAGGCATTCGCCCCTGTCGTGCTCGCCTGGGCGGCCGACACCGGCGCCGACCTCGCGAAGACCAATGTCAACGGCGGCGCCGTCGCGATCGGCCACCCGCTCGGGGCCAGCGGTGCGCGGCTCATGACGACGCTGGTCAACGCGCTCGAACAGCGCGGAGCCCGCTACGGCCTGCAGACCATGTGTGAGGCGGGCGGCATGGCCAACGCCACCATCATCGAGCGGCTGTAGTCGCACCCCACCCGCGGAACTGCATTCCCGGTCGTTGAGCGCACGCTTTAACGACCGGGAATGCAGTTCCGGCGCGGCGGGGTGGTGACACGTCCACATTTGAGGGCTTTCTGGCCGAACCAAGGCAGCGCTGAGCACGCGGTGACCGTCAGCATGGATGACATACCCAAGCTGACCGTCATCACCAGAAAGCACGAACTCATGTCAGAAACCATTGCCGGCG
It encodes the following:
- a CDS encoding thiolase family protein; this encodes MSGYSGRDAVIVGAVRTPIGKGKANGALHGVKSADLLAHSLRELVDRTGIDPAQIDDVISGAVTQVGDQAANIARNALLGAGFPESVPGTTVDRQCGSSQQAISFAAQGVVAGAYDIVIAAGVESMGRVPMGTNILSGSDPFGDAFAQRYSEGLVPQGISAELIAARWGLSRTQLDDFSAGSHEKAAAATKAGLFDNELVPIAGLATDEIIRPGTTVETLAGLKPAFYNEAYATRFPQINWEITAGNSSPLSDGSAAVMITSSDTAKRLGLRPRARIHTATVVGSDPLYMLTGVIPATEKVLARAGLTISDIDLFEVNEAFAPVVLAWAADTGADLAKTNVNGGAVAIGHPLGASGARLMTTLVNALEQRGARYGLQTMCEAGGMANATIIERL